The Propionibacterium freudenreichii subsp. freudenreichii genome contains a region encoding:
- a CDS encoding class I SAM-dependent methyltransferase, which produces MSSGAPRFPDAALEWLVGERTDRHVLTLGPGAGLPRKLARRGQHVWCIVDDDHDLNPRPDLPELQYVVARPESLPFEPCQFDVVLAHQILHKLAPGLVLGEFARVLKPGGWVGASYLVRDDSVPWVRRLVAVMRTVDPNAMSADVGASAIQTLISSKYFPRHEQRDFRIWVPVTRQELIAMAASQPRVAALPELGRDRLLTAVGAIYDGASAGSELRLPYQLSCYRAYVDHDELTTPIVLSDDALIIPL; this is translated from the coding sequence ATGTCTTCCGGTGCCCCTCGATTCCCCGACGCTGCGCTGGAATGGCTGGTCGGCGAGCGCACCGACCGCCATGTGCTCACACTTGGCCCCGGAGCGGGGCTGCCCCGCAAGCTGGCCCGCCGCGGACAGCATGTGTGGTGCATCGTCGACGATGACCACGACCTCAACCCGAGGCCTGATCTCCCCGAGCTGCAGTATGTGGTGGCGCGCCCCGAGTCCCTGCCCTTCGAGCCGTGCCAGTTCGACGTGGTGCTCGCCCACCAGATACTGCACAAGTTGGCGCCGGGGCTGGTGCTTGGCGAGTTCGCCCGCGTCCTGAAGCCGGGGGGATGGGTGGGCGCCTCCTACCTGGTGCGTGACGATTCCGTGCCGTGGGTGCGACGCCTGGTGGCCGTGATGCGCACCGTGGATCCCAATGCGATGAGCGCCGATGTGGGGGCCAGCGCCATTCAGACGCTGATCTCGAGCAAGTACTTCCCGCGCCATGAGCAGCGGGACTTCCGCATCTGGGTGCCGGTGACGCGCCAGGAACTGATCGCGATGGCCGCCAGCCAGCCGCGCGTCGCGGCACTACCGGAGCTCGGGCGTGACCGCCTGCTCACCGCGGTGGGCGCAATCTACGACGGGGCGTCGGCAGGATCAGAGCTGCGGTTGCCCTACCAGCTGTCGTGCTACCGCGCCTACGTCGACCACGACGAGCTGACCACGCCCATCGTGCTCAGCGATGATGCGCTCATCATTCCGCTCTAG
- a CDS encoding TadA family conjugal transfer-associated ATPase, translating into MRDDDLELLRGWLAGRGSDWGPQDVAVGLDRLGFVVSDAAVLSATDALRRTSVGAGPLEPLLNLPDVTDVLVNGADQVFIDRGRGLERTQVCFDSDDEVRRLATRLAASAGRRLDDAAPWVDARLPDGTRLHTVLACLAEPGTCISLRVPARRRMTLDQLTTDGSIDARIADVLQGLVANRAAYLVTGGTGTGKTTILGMLLGLVPDSERIVIVEDSRELNPTHDHVVRMECRPANAEGVGSVAMTDLVKQALRMRPDRLVVGEVRGPELCDLLTAMNTGHEGGCGTVHANSVTDVPARLEALAALGGMGREACHAQMASALDAVIHLRRGRDGRRGVAQIGVVSVNDDGRVSIAEALRGAPGAGSVPAPAWGELAALAGVTP; encoded by the coding sequence GTGCGCGACGATGACCTTGAACTGCTGCGCGGCTGGCTGGCCGGGCGCGGCAGCGACTGGGGACCCCAGGACGTGGCCGTGGGGCTTGACCGGCTCGGCTTCGTCGTCTCCGATGCCGCTGTGTTGTCCGCCACCGACGCGTTGCGGCGCACCAGCGTCGGAGCCGGTCCCCTTGAGCCGCTGCTCAACCTGCCTGACGTCACCGATGTGCTCGTCAACGGCGCCGACCAGGTGTTCATCGACCGGGGACGCGGCCTGGAGAGGACCCAGGTGTGCTTTGACAGCGACGACGAGGTGCGCCGATTGGCCACCCGCCTGGCGGCCTCCGCGGGTCGCCGGCTCGACGACGCCGCACCCTGGGTGGACGCCCGGCTGCCCGACGGCACCCGGCTGCACACCGTGCTGGCCTGCCTGGCAGAGCCGGGCACCTGTATCTCGCTGCGCGTGCCGGCCCGGCGCCGGATGACCCTCGATCAGCTCACCACAGACGGCAGCATCGACGCGCGCATCGCCGACGTGCTGCAGGGGCTGGTGGCCAACCGCGCCGCCTACCTGGTCACCGGGGGTACCGGCACAGGGAAGACCACCATCCTGGGCATGCTGCTCGGATTGGTGCCCGACAGTGAGCGGATCGTGATCGTCGAGGACTCACGCGAGTTGAATCCGACCCACGACCACGTGGTGCGCATGGAATGTCGCCCCGCGAACGCCGAGGGCGTCGGATCTGTGGCGATGACCGACCTGGTCAAGCAGGCACTGCGGATGCGCCCCGATCGCCTGGTGGTCGGCGAGGTCCGCGGTCCCGAGCTGTGCGATCTGCTCACCGCCATGAACACCGGCCACGAGGGCGGATGCGGCACGGTGCACGCCAACTCCGTCACCGACGTGCCTGCCCGCCTGGAGGCCCTGGCTGCCCTGGGTGGCATGGGTCGCGAGGCGTGCCATGCCCAGATGGCCTCCGCGCTCGACGCCGTCATCCACCTGCGGCGCGGACGCGATGGGCGTCGCGGCGTTGCGCAGATCGGCGTGGTGAGCGTCAACGACGACGGCCGGGTCTCCATCGCCGAGGCGCTGCGCGGGGCCCCGGGAGCCGGGTCCGTCCCGGCGCCGGCCTGGGGTGAGCTCGCCGCCCTGGCGGGGGTGACGCCATGA
- the ssd gene encoding septum site-determining protein Ssd, with product MYPSYERGGLPSVEVQAVCRCRLLVVLAGIVGARRPGRACPQVPLFRGLVIHNVEVARYFVVSTHTLIGMNDSRREPRRMRSPKDLPNPKPWGRPSHDPAVLPVAANGVEPTAMEYSAAGHGATPGTMGHRPVVPQGPVRRGPRLLRGGTHPAGDNPDLERQRLGAMVPGRSTRGAGSSRRGMPGGEGPFPLVVCQDRRLMDIVMSAAASCGTDPRFVREPDDIRRWWARASTVLVGVEMAPVVAGLGLAPRTAVHLMAADAAEVTAWSVPLSAAVLVLPDQAGCLPAVLGQADPGPGGRATVIDVMGGSGGVGATTLAAALAQRCSARNARSALIDLDPCGGGLDLMFGAEREPGWRWDDLTSVSGTVNDIAARLPRVGGFPVLSMGRPGADHAGPQLPGAAAVRAVLDSMCRNLDVVVLDDPNPQNWPGAENATRVVVVAGHVRAVMAARARTLQHSWGDAQVVVRTGPGMGLDPRAVADCLALPLAGSICTDRRLVSGAQVGEPPGRQRAGRFAKQVDALLDAVLGRIEGESRARR from the coding sequence ATGTACCCATCCTATGAGCGTGGTGGTCTCCCTTCGGTCGAGGTTCAAGCGGTCTGTCGCTGCCGGCTGCTCGTGGTTCTTGCTGGAATTGTGGGCGCGCGCCGGCCCGGACGCGCTTGTCCACAGGTGCCGCTGTTCCGGGGATTGGTTATCCACAACGTGGAGGTGGCGCGATATTTCGTGGTGTCCACGCACACGCTCATAGGTATGAACGACTCCCGCCGCGAGCCCAGGCGCATGCGATCGCCCAAGGATCTGCCCAACCCCAAGCCGTGGGGTAGGCCGTCGCACGACCCGGCCGTCCTCCCCGTGGCGGCCAACGGGGTGGAGCCCACCGCGATGGAATACAGCGCGGCGGGACACGGTGCGACGCCCGGCACGATGGGACATCGCCCCGTCGTGCCGCAGGGCCCGGTCCGGCGAGGCCCCCGCCTCCTGCGGGGTGGCACGCACCCGGCGGGCGACAACCCCGATCTGGAGCGCCAACGACTCGGAGCGATGGTCCCCGGGCGATCCACCCGCGGAGCCGGAAGCTCCCGTCGGGGGATGCCCGGTGGGGAGGGGCCGTTCCCGTTGGTCGTCTGCCAGGACCGTCGGCTCATGGACATCGTCATGTCGGCCGCCGCATCGTGCGGCACCGATCCGCGCTTCGTGCGCGAGCCCGACGACATCCGACGGTGGTGGGCGCGCGCGTCCACGGTGTTGGTCGGCGTCGAGATGGCGCCGGTCGTCGCCGGGCTCGGGCTGGCTCCCCGCACCGCCGTGCACCTGATGGCCGCCGACGCCGCGGAGGTGACGGCGTGGTCGGTACCCCTCAGCGCGGCCGTGCTGGTGCTTCCCGACCAGGCAGGTTGCCTGCCCGCCGTGCTGGGACAGGCAGACCCCGGCCCCGGCGGCAGGGCCACGGTCATCGACGTGATGGGCGGCAGCGGTGGGGTGGGGGCCACTACCCTGGCCGCGGCACTGGCCCAGCGATGCTCCGCCCGGAACGCCCGATCGGCCCTGATCGACCTCGACCCCTGCGGCGGGGGCCTCGACCTCATGTTCGGCGCCGAACGCGAGCCCGGATGGCGCTGGGACGACCTGACCTCGGTGTCGGGCACGGTGAACGACATCGCCGCCCGGCTGCCCCGGGTTGGCGGCTTTCCGGTGTTGTCGATGGGTCGCCCCGGCGCAGACCACGCCGGTCCGCAGCTTCCGGGTGCGGCCGCGGTGCGGGCAGTGCTCGACTCGATGTGCCGCAATCTCGACGTGGTGGTGCTCGACGATCCCAACCCCCAGAACTGGCCGGGTGCCGAGAATGCGACGCGCGTGGTCGTCGTGGCCGGTCATGTGCGCGCCGTGATGGCTGCCCGCGCACGGACCCTTCAACACAGTTGGGGCGACGCGCAGGTGGTGGTGCGCACCGGGCCCGGCATGGGGCTCGACCCGAGGGCGGTGGCCGACTGCCTGGCGCTGCCGCTGGCCGGCAGCATCTGCACCGATCGTCGGCTGGTGAGCGGGGCACAGGTGGGCGAGCCGCCCGGACGCCAGCGGGCCGGCAGGTTCGCCAAGCAGGTCGACGCCCTGCTCGACGCCGTGCTCGGCAGGATCGAGGGGGAGTCCCGTGCGCGACGATGA